GGGTTTTGGTGTGAGTTTTCGTCAAGAGAAGGCTCAGGGAAGTGCAGACAGACTAGAGGCTGGAGGTGACGATGGATAATTTGGAGGCAGAATGGGAGAAGCTTATGCTTACAGAGGAAGAAAAGATTAATGTTGATCTGGATAATGATACTCCTGAGGAACTGAAGAGTAAAGGAGATAGGAGTTTAGTTGGTAGGATATGGCTTGAGAGGAGAATAAATTCCAGAGTAGTTGAAGCTACGATGGCAAAGGTTTGGATTCTCAGCAGAGTTGCTAAGTTTGTAGAGGTAGGTAAGAACACTTTTGTTATCACCTTTGCAAATCATGCAGACAAACAGAAAGTCTGGGGAGGCAAACCATGGCTGTTTGATAATCAGGTGATGGTGCTTAAAGAGTATGATGGATTGAATCCACTGATGAAAATGTGCTTTGATCATGAGGTGCTATGGGTGCATATGTACAATCTGCCCCTAGCTATGATGACACAAAAGAAGGGAGAGCAGGTGGGGAATACGGTGGGAAAGGTAAGAGATGTCGATCTTCAAGGTGATGGGAGTGGTTGGGGGAGTTACTTGAGGGTCAAAATCGAACTAGATTTAACAAGACCATTGGCGAGGGGCAGAACAGTTTCTGTCCAAGGAAAAAGCCTGTGGATATCATTCAGGTATGAGAAGCTACCTTTCCTTTGTTTCTCTTGTGGTAGAATTCTTCATGGAACTAATGGTTGTCCAGGGAAGATAGATATGAGTGAAGGGGGTAGTGAGACTAAGGAGCAATTTGGGGCCTGGTTAAGAGTAAGTTCAGTTGGGAAAAAATGGAGAGGTCCAGAAGCAAAGGGAGAAGTTAGAAGAGAAGGTTCTTGGAGAAGAGATGGAGGAGAAGAAATAGAATCTAGTCATGAAGGAGAAAAGGCACTTCTGAGAGATATAGAAACAAGGGAGCAAGAGGAGAGTCAAGAGACAGTGGGGAGTGAAAAAAAAGTGAGTGGAGGGGAAGAAGAACTTATAGTAAGGGGAGGGATGGAGTTTGGCTTAAAAGAAGTTGATGTACGGGTAGATGAGGAAGAAGGGGTGGAGGGGGAGGAGATTAGTGCTCCTGATGAAGAGTTAGAAGTTCAAGGGGAGGGAGAGGCACTTAAGGATTTGGTCAAGGGAAGGAAAACATGGAAAAGAAGGGCTCGATTTATGGGAAACAAGAGTAGTCTGCCATCACCATCAAGGCCTCTAAAAAGGCCAGTGGAAGGAGGGCAGGTTGGGATAAAAGAAGTGAAGAATTTAAAGAAACAAAGGAGACAATTAGAAGTGAAGGAACCTGTTGCACAGGTAGAATTGGCGGTGGTTGTTAAGCAGCCCCGCCAAGTATTATGAAACTattaagttggaactgccgagggcttggcaaccctcggacagttcaagacCTCTACTCCTTAGTAGAGGAAAAGCTGCCAAGTGTGGTCTTTGTAATGGAAACTAAGGTACAGACAAGCAGATTGGAAGGAATCAGAAAAAGGATGAGAATGGAAGGGTGTTTTGGGGTGGAATTGAATAGGAGAGGGGGTGGTCTGGCTTTGTTTTGGAGAAATGAAGGTATGGTGAAGATTTTGAACTTCACTCAGAGGCATATTAGTGCATGGATCTGTGATAATCAGGGGCGACACTTATGGCTTCTAACAGGCTTCTATGGCCATCCTGAGGCTAGTAAGAGGCAAGAGGCTTGGCAACTACTGTCATCCATTAAACCTGACAGCAACAAAGGGTGGTGTGTTAtgggagactttaatgagatcCTTACACATGATAAGAAGGTGGGTGGCAGGCCTAGAGGAGACTATTTAATGAACAACTTCAGAAATGCTTTGGAGGAGGGAGGATTATCTGATCTAGGATGGGAAGGGGACAAGTATACTTGGAGCAATAGACATGATGATGAGACTTTTATAAAGGAAAGGTTGGATAGGGTGGTGGCCAATCAGGCTTGGATTGAAGCtcaaaaagagattaaggtGGAAGTTCTAGTGGCTAGGAGGTCTGACCATAGGCCTCTTCTGCTAACTTTTTCTCAATCCTCTTTTTTTTAGGTTTACAGAAATTTCAAATATGAGGCTTGGTGGGCTACTGAAACAGATTGTGAGAAGATTATTAAGGAAGGGTGGCAACAAATAAGAAGTGGAGGAGGACCAGTTGGGAAACTACAAGGCTTGATCAATAGATGTACTggttttctgaaaaaatggagtAGAGGTCTAAGGAGAAATAAGGCCCCAGAAATCCATGAAAAAACTGAGCTTCTAAAGCTCTtacagagagagggagggagccACAATGTAATGGAGATTCGAAGCCTTCAGAAAGAATTGGAATGCTTGCTTGAACAAGAGGATTTGAAGTGGAGGTAGAGATCTAAAAGAAACTGGTATAAGCATGGGGATAGGAACACCAAATTTTTCCATGCTTGTGCTAGTcagaggaagaggaaaaacatgaTTAATCAGATTATTAATGAGCAAGGGAACAAAGTGACTAATATGGAGGAGATTGAAGGGGCTTTCAATGGATATTTCAAGGAATTGTTTCAGTCGACCAAACCAACTCAGGAGGAGCTTACTGAGTGTTTAAAGGCAGTAGAGCCAAAAGTAACTgaagaaatgaatgaaatgctatcaaaaaaatttacaagacCAGAAATAGAAGAAGCTATTAATCATATGGGGCCTTTAAAATCCCCTGGACCAGATGGACTAGGAGCTAGCTTCTACCAAAATCATTGGATGGTAGTGGGGGATAATGTTAGTGAAGCAGTTCTAGCTGTTTTGAATAGTGGGGAAATGGAAGAATGGATGAATTATACTCACATAGCTCTTATCCCTAAAGTTAAAAACCCTTCAAAAGTGAGTGAATACAGGCCTATTAGCCTGTGTAATGTGGTGTACAAGATAGTTTCAAAAGCTATTGCTAACAGATTCAAGAAGGTATTGGAAGTGATTATTTCTCCCAATCAAAGTGCATTCATCCCAGGTAGACTGATTTCTGACAACATAATGATTGCCTATGAAGCCCTCCATGCTATGAAGACTAGACATAAGGGAGAGGTGGGGTCAATGGCTGTTAAGTTGGATATGTCCAAGGCATATGATCGTATTGAATGGAATTTCCTCAAGGCAATCATGAAACAGCTGGGCTTTTGTGAAAAATGGATCAGGTTAATCATGTGTTGTGTTTCTTCTGTCTCTTATTCAGTACTTTTAAATGGTAGACCTGGAAGGAGATTTTGTCCAGCAAGGGGtttaaggcaaggggatcctatATTCCCTTACCTGTTTATTGTCTGTGTAGAAGGGTTAAGCTCCTTGCTTAATTCTTCTGATGCAAGGGGTTTGACAAAAGGGGTGACAATGGCAAGAGGGGGGACTAGGATCAATCACCtgctctttgcagatgattgtgtcCTTTTTGGAAGGGCCAAGTGTGAGGAATGGAAGAAGCTTATGGACTTGCTAAAAGTCTATGAGAGGGCCTTAGGGCAGTTTTTgaataaagagaaaacttctattttctttagttCAAACACGAAGGCTATGGATAGAGATTGTATTATGAGGGAGGGTGGATCAGTGGCTTGTGGCAGCTATGAGAAATACCTTGGCCTTCCATCTCTAGTGGGGAGATCAAGATATACTACCTTCTCAGTTATAAAAGACAGAATCTGGAAAAAAATCAGTAGCTGGCAGAATAGGTTCTTGTCCCAAGCAGGAAGAGAAATAATGATTAAAGCAGTTTTGCAAGCAGTACCCACGTATACCATGAGTGTATTCAAGCTACCTAAGAACTTATGTTTAGAAATCAATGGTATGATGTCAAGATTCTGGTGGGGAAGTGTTAAGGGTGAGAAGAAAATTCAGTGGCAAAGTTGGGATAGAATGGGAACACAGAAGCTAAAGGGAGGGATGAGATTCAGAGATTTGGATAGTTTCAACTCAGCTTTACTAGCAAAGCAAGCTTGGAGGTTTTTACAAAAGCCAAACTCTCTTGTTTCTTCTATTTTCAGAGAGAAGTACCTAATGTCTAAGCACCTGTTGGAAGCCAAGTTGGGATCAAATCCTTCTTTAATCTGGAGGAGTATATGGGGCTCACTGAATTTACTGAAGGAGGGACTGAGATGGAGGGTAGGGAATGGCAAGGATATTGGTGCGTGGGGCTTTAAGTGGCTTAACTCCCCATCTTCCTTTAAGGTTCAATCTCCAGTCAATCATCTGGATAGCAAGGCAAAGGTGTGTGAGTTGCTGAAGCAGGATGGGAAAGAATGGAATGGGGAGTTAGTGAGGAAGGTGTTTGTTAAAGAGGAAGCTGATCAGATCATAAGCATCCCTTTAAGTAAACTTGGCTCGAGGGATAAGCTAATTTGGGGCCCTTCTAATAGAGGTATCTTCTCTGTTAGAAGTGCTTACTTTAtggaacaagaaagaaaaagagcttTAAAGGGGGAAACCTTTAGGGAGCTTAAAAAAGATTTGAGATGGCAGAACATCTGGAGTCTACAAGTGCCAGGAGTTTACAAAGCTTTTCTCTGGAAATTGGGCAATGAGGTGCTTGCAACAAAGGTGAATTTGCTCAAGAGGAAGGTGACAGAGGATGCTTTATGTCCAATATGTGGCACTGAGGAGGAAACTGCCATGCATGCTATGTGGCAATGTCCTGCTGCCAGGGATGTGTGGACAGGTTCAATTTGAGTAGTGCAGAAGTGGTCTAGTGCAGAAGACAACTTTCTGGTTCTATGGGAGAAGTTGATGGATAAACTGTCTGAAAAAGAGCTAGAATTAGTGGCTGTATTGATGAGGCTTCTGTGGCTTAGaagaaattcttttatatttgaaaagaagTTCAAAGATCTTGATTCTGTAGTTTGCACAGCTAGAGCAGTTATTGAGGACTTTCAAGAAACTCGAACACATGAAGTAAAGATAACAAGTGCAGCTAATATGGGAAGTGGCAGTCAAAGATGGATAAAGCCTATACAGGGGTTCATTAAAGCAAACTGGGATGCCTTTACAAATACAAGAAATCTGGGACTAGGAATTGTCTTGAGGGATGAGGTTGGAGAAGTTCTGGCTTGTGCTTGCTTTAAAAAGCCACCAGTTTTGAATTCAAGTTTAGCTGAAACTATGGCATTATGGCAGGCTGTTGAACTGAGCCATGAGTTGGGTTTCAATAGAGTCATCCTTGAAGGAGATGCTCAAGTGGTGATATCTGCTGTTAACAGTGTGGATGAGGATCTATCTTCTGGTGGGCATATAGTAGAGGATGTCAAAGCTGTGTTAAGAGAAAGAAGATCATGGAAGATTCAGTTTacaagaagagaaggaaatgaAGTAGCACATTTGTTAGCAAAAAAAGCTTTATTAGTTGAGCAGGACCAGATTTGGATTGATGAGTGTCCAGACTTTATTTCTTTAGAAGTTTGTAAGGAGTCATATTGTACTGGTGATTCTTAGTTGTGATGAATATACGAGgtttccttcaaaaaaaaaaaaaatttgtaagtttacttttataatagaACAGGTGAAACATGATCTCATCGATTACCAAATTATTACGTGCCCAAATTCaaccacaattgttgtgacggCCTGCCTACACATGGCTTATGGATACTATACATTGTTTACAAACCCCTCCACATGCATGATCCATTTGACACAATGGCTCATGTCACTGACCCCACCTCCCCCCTCTTAAATTCCCTTACCTGCCCACCCATCTGAACCCCAACCCTCACACCCCGCAAGGCCTTAAATAGGTTCTGAACTCGCTATATACAGACATAAACACTAGCAATTAGTAGCAGCAAGCTAGAGTCGGTGTTTCGTTCCTTTACTGTCAAAACAATTGACAGTTCCAAAATGCCTCCTCCTCCATTCACCCAAAAGCTGTTGAAACCCATGTTGATGCTTAGCCTCTGTGTATGCACTGCAGTTGCTGCTACCTCTCGCGCTGATCTCTTGAGTTCGGGGTGCTTAGAGGTGCCCTCATCAGAATTCGTCGGCACTGTGAAGACCACCATCGGCGCTGTGCAAAAGGTGGCCTCCATtatctctccttttctcaatgCCTTTGGCGATCTTCGCCTATCCAATGCCATTTCCGACTGTCTTGACTTGCTCGATCTTTCCGTCGACCAGTTAAGTTGGTCTGTCTCTGCTATCCAGAACCCGAAAGGTATACTAATAATCAATGTTCTACGatatttcttgtttattttcatgtgcttattttaattatatgcaTTAATTCCATGTTGAAAGGAGGTTGGTATCCAAAACTACTAACTTCCAGTGTGGATATTACGCCTTGTACATGGGGAATACTTGTACTTTGGTTTGGGTCACGGACGTGGCTAGAGTTAAAATTGTACGAATTCCCATAGCTTAATTAGTTTGCTCTCTCGTGAACCTACGTTCCGTCGATGGTCCCATTCGTGCTTTTCTTCCTTGGATTCAGGGACCCTCGACATTGCTAATCATGTGCTATTGTTCATGTATTAAATCGTTATTAATTCAGGTGAGAATCTCGATATAAAAAGCAAATTTTAGAGGAACTAAGATAATACGTACGTACAAGATTAACCAAACAATATTAATACAAAAAACAGCTTATATGTACTTGGTTTTTTGATTTACAGGTAAAGACAATAGCACTGGAGATATGAGCTCTGATTTAAGGACATGGCTGAGCGCTGCATTCGTTAATCAGGACACATGCACGGAAGGATTTGAGGGCACCAATGGCATTGTCAAAGGGATGGTGGCCGGGAGCCTGAGCCAAGTGACTTCTTTGGTGAAGCGACTTCTTTACATGGTGCATCCTGCTTCCCAAATCCATGGGCGTAATCTCAGAAATAAAGGCCAATTTCCTCGGTGGGTGAAACACGAGGACCGGAAACTGCTACAAGCAAATGGGGTGGGGGTTGATGTTATAGTGGCTGCAGATGGGAGTGGGAATTTCACAAAGATTCAGGACGCAGTGTTGGCAGCTCCTGATTATAGCATGCGCCGTTATGTCATCTACATCAAGAGAGGTGTATACAAAGAGTATGTGGAgatcaagaagaagaaatggaacCTTATGATGATTGGTGATGGCATGGACGCCACTATTATCTCCGGTAATCGGAATTTTGTTGACGGTTGGCCCACATTTCACACGGCAACCTTTGGTAAGTGTGTGTCATGTTTATATAGACATGATCCTTAATTAAAGTATTGGAAGGAATTCAATTATAAAGATTATATGTCTAATTTCCATGACAATACTTCTATGCAGCTGTTAGTGGCAGGGGGTTCATAGCCAGAGACATCACGTTCGAGAACACAGCAGGGCCAGACAAGCACCAGGCAGTAGCGCTAAGATCCGACTCGGATCTATCGGTCTTCTTCCGGTGCGGCATGAGAGGATACCAGGACACGCTATACACCCACACAATGCGACAATTTTACAGAGAGTGCCGAATCAGCGGCACAGTCGATTTCCTGTTCGGCGATGGCACGGTGGTGTTCCAAAACTGCCAAATTCTGGCCAGAAAGGGTCTACCCAATCAAAAAAACACCATAACCGCTCAAGGTCGCAAAGATCCAAACCAGCCCACCGGCTTCTCCATCCAATTTTGTAACATCTCGGCGGATTCAGACCTTTTAGCCTCGAGCAACTCCACTGCAACGTACCTGGGGAGACCCTGGAAACAGTATTCACGAACCATTATAATGAAATCATACATGAGCAATGCAGTGAGGCCTGAAGGGTGGCTCGAGTGGAATGAGGGTTTGAATTTGGATACGTTGTTCTATGGTGAATACATGAATTATGGGCCTGGGGCTGGGCTTGGTCGCCGGGTTAAGTGGCCGGGGTATCATGTTTTCAATGAATCCGGTCAGGCTAATGACTTTACGGTGGCTCAATTCATAGAAGGGAATTTGTGGTTGCCTTCTACTGGTATCAGATACAGTGCATGGTTGGAAGTTTAAGTAGTTTGACAAAaccttcttcattcttatttCTTTATATCTATTTATCCTCTTCTTgtaatgattttaatttttatcctaTAAATATTTCTATTGTTTCCATGAACTTCCCTCAATCAAAGAGTTTAAAAAGACGTAAGATGGTCCTAAATTTGAgtgttttaaattatataacattTGTTATATATTTGGAAAAGATAACTATCACATATACAAAAAGATCATACAAACGAAACTCGCAAATTGATATAAATTTATAGAATTCGTTaactctattttataataaaaataattttacaatctaatgtatTATATCATGCTACATCaatttgttggtttatttttgcataatttttttaagattaaattattttaaaaaataatttgcatAATTTTAGTGTGGCAagttttgctattttttttttcaagaaaaaatatataaatttaaaaataatataaaagaataagtGAATAATATGCTAAAAAATATCTcagtaaaattataatatttgtcaaaaaaataattaatttaatattctcCATGGAGttcaaaaaaatgtataatcTTTACCACTCCAGCTGGTAAAGATTCTATTATCATATAAGTCAAGGAAGTGAGGACATAAATGATCAATGCTTCTTAGCTAAAGGAGGTAGAGTTGGGGCTTGAGTGCTTCACTGCGCTGTTGCACGGCGGTTGCCAGATTCTTGTCTCTTCCCGTGAACCCGTGCAACAGAGAATTAAAATATCTTCTGGTGATTCGTTTTGTTGCAGCaggtgtggtttttttttttttttttttttagaggatttaagtaaaaattaaaagttaaataaaatattattaaaatatttatttttaatattatttttattttaaaattttaaaaaacttaattaattattttattttatatcaaaatttaaaaatataataattaaataaaatgaatagtTGCGAAACAAACGAGGCCAATTTTCAAATTAACTtctctctcatatttttttaatgttaatgaATTTTGTCACAATCTTcagctttccttttttttatttttttaaacttttttttatttttttattttatttttttttatgcgaGTCAATATCATTAAACtaaaaacatgatgcatgaggAGGGATGAGGTTTCCAATAAacatcacaaaataataaataacaatataaagtagtgaaaaaaaaaaacatttatttgaGAGTGATTTCTTGGACTCTACCCATGTCCTATAGGAGGACGtttgtgacgccctcaaatcccTACATACGGAcatggagaaatcgagacgcctggatgatgacaacacgagtcaccaccctattgacgagtgccaagggtgtgtataagcaacaaatgtgcaaaaagaaacacgcagcggatagcaaaagtctcataactaagtaccagaatttttttttagtttaatacaaaactgttcgaaacatacatattaaaatattacaaatcacagatattgttttaaaaccaactacaaagcataactctaactcagaactccggcggagccgcatcctcgggctcagcctccgcctcctcctcgaactctgcaccaaaatctacggtataaaaaatggtgccgcaggtaagtaacatTCCAAACGCCAcgagataaaagcatattaaaactcaaacaatatgcatgaaagaaaagccaatgcacatgacccgtaaaaccatatttttccatgcacgccaaaaacccatttggcccaaaaacataacatttaaaaccagtcctcgccattatcccagataatggcccaaatcaaaacCACCactttcccagaaaatggatcacgtAGTCTCAAAACAAATCTcgcaattttttcagaaaatgacccgtaaccaaaaccataaaaccaatttaattattgcatgcaccatgatatcccctagggatcatccgcacaccctggctcctgtgccacaccacaggtaacgtctacgcgttTGACAcataaacgagcgatgcccagtactcgcgcccaatGCGTCCTTGGACCatgccatcctctagtccccgccattctagggaccacggagtcgacacgacagcgttaccgtatcgtgcgatccggtcgttgcccagcgacaattcaggggatatcactcagtattatctactcccgagtgaccagaggagttccaccgagataatatcccatcccagcttggggtcgtgagacacacacacccgaaaatccatttatgccaacaaagcatgattttctcaatttaaataaaatgcagtgcatgcaccatgtaaatgcaaccacaaggcacaaaccaaccaaccaatcacaaattaataaaccaagcaactccgtcctcaatccattcgactcccgaactcctcggactcagtctggaataaaccaaccagcagtcaaataattattgtaagagcaaaatatatttaaatctaaaagtagagtttggaaaatacttacagcgctatacagtatttttcgaaagctcgcggcgttgcaaatggcggagaaaaactaacgtaacagtgtattttacactgtggccgtgggtaataaattacccactttcgaacggggacaaaccaagacacgaaattgatagggaatggtcttgaaatgtttatgaagctaaaggaagtgaactttggccatgggtggtggtggaaacggcgatggaagagcttaaaggggctgaacggagttgatctcgtgggagctgctctggcaacggatcagggccggaattgggtgggttaggtcggcaagaggtaggggaagaagttgtgaagaggtggtggccggaggtggagcaacggcgccggaaacggcaaaaagccgtgcggcttggATGGGGTGTAGGGGGTGATCgaccggccggatgggggagatttttggtgggagtgatcaccggccggaggggaaacttttggtgggggtggtgtcgaccacgccGGCCGACAGCAGCGGTCTGGGTGGCTGAGCCAAAACGGCGatggggagaggaagagagagaatcgGGCTCACgggaggagaagaaggaaaaagaagaagaagaaaagaaagaaaaaggaaaaaagggaaagaaaaagaaaagaaaagaaaaagggaaaaagaaaagaaggagaaagaaaatgaggtccaacccTCACttcggaatccaaaaactgatccgccgaaaacgattttaaaaaaacataaaacgactaaaacaaattaaacactacatcaaataaaataaaatcaatttaaaatacaataatttaaaataaaagaaccaatatattaattaaattaaaaacacccattcagtgaaaatacacgtaaaaatggatCATCACAACGTTGTCTTTTGCAAAGACAAAATTAGAATATTCGCAATAAAGCAAACAATGGAACCACCGTTGTAGATGGTAGTTCCTCCACTAAAAGCGGTGAAGGTGGCGGGTGCACTATCACTTATCGCACTGAGATGATTTTTGGGGAGGTTCTCGACCCCTCTAACAAGATCACAGGTTATGGAAAGCATTAACATAAAACAATAGCTTGACACTGAGTCGAGTCGCCGACTAGTGGCCATCACAAGCAATGGCGGCGCGTGTAAATCATGCGTCATCTGAGGAGGTGAAAGAACGGATAGCTTCGGAGGAGTAGAGGCCTCTGAAACCGATGGGGCCGCGTATGGCAGACAAAGCCACTCCAGGACACGGCAACGCGTTGAAAACATGCACGACAGAGGCCGCATGTGCGTCGAACGCGCAAAGCAGAAACAAGTATTTCTTTCACAAACTAGTAGATCGATGACCGGAGGGGCTGAATCGGCGTCGCGTGTTGGTCAGAGGATGCTGGAAAATAGGAGATCGTCTTGGGTTGGCATTGAGGATGGAAAACAACGTAAAAGAGCCTAGAGGAAAAACTAAAAAGCATTAAAACGCCACTAGGGCTGCCTAGGGGAGGGGGTGCTCTGAACCCCCTCCGCCCAATGAATACAAGAAGAAAATGGGTTTAGGTTTCAGAGGGAGAGAGCAAGCAGGGTGAAGATGAAAAAGAGAGGTATCGGTGTTCACTACATATGTTTCACTTGAacgaaaaaattttaaaatctttataaatagaataaagtttaaaaaataaatatttaagaatccataattttttaaattggggAAATACAAGTttaaacaaaaaagataaaaaaaatgatattaaaagagaaaagaaaaaggaaaatcattCCAAGGTTGATCCTTTCTTCCCCAATGGCTAAGGCCACGCTACCATTAGAGTCAAGATCCAATAGCATACAACACCGTATTTGATGACTTTTATATCAAACAAAACATCATCTTTTGCTCTACGACAGTGTTTTGATTGATGAATACAATAACAGAGATTGATAATCTGTGTCTAAATTGGGTTCAAACTCCTTACAATTTCTATGTTATCTTAAAGTCTAGATTTAGAAAGATATGTACATAAAATTGTTTCTATCACATCTGTTGAACATTTCATTATACTCTcgtacaaattaaaaaaaaaaataaaaaagagacaaTCTCTACTGAATGAGGTTTTGGATACCCTTTCTTCATTTGGAAGTTGGAGGATggttatctctatttttatagaATGTTATATTCTCGGACAAACCGAGATTAATATCTCTGTTTTTACATAGTCTCATATTTCAGAAGGTTTTGTCATTAGAGAACTTATAAAAGTTAAGATAATATCCgttacaaagaaatttgtgtgcAGAGAAACTCCGCACAGATAAGAAGTTTAAGTTGTAATATGAgtttttc
This is a stretch of genomic DNA from Carya illinoinensis cultivar Pawnee chromosome 3, C.illinoinensisPawnee_v1, whole genome shotgun sequence. It encodes these proteins:
- the LOC122304781 gene encoding uncharacterized protein LOC122304781; translation: MDKLSEKELELVAVLMRLLWLRRNSFIFEKKFKDLDSVVCTARAVIEDFQETRTHEVKITSAANMGSGSQRWIKPIQGFIKANWDAFTNTRNLGLGIVLRDEVGEVLACACFKKPPVLNSSLAETMALWQAVELSHELGFNRVILEGDAQVVISAVNSVDEDLSSGGHIVEDVKAVLRERRSWKIQFTRREGNEVAHLLAKKALLVEQDQIWIDECPDFISLEVCKESYCTGDS
- the LOC122304214 gene encoding pectinesterase/pectinesterase inhibitor PPE8B-like codes for the protein MPPPPFTQKLLKPMLMLSLCVCTAVAATSRADLLSSGCLEVPSSEFVGTVKTTIGAVQKVASIISPFLNAFGDLRLSNAISDCLDLLDLSVDQLSWSVSAIQNPKGKDNSTGDMSSDLRTWLSAAFVNQDTCTEGFEGTNGIVKGMVAGSLSQVTSLVKRLLYMVHPASQIHGRNLRNKGQFPRWVKHEDRKLLQANGVGVDVIVAADGSGNFTKIQDAVLAAPDYSMRRYVIYIKRGVYKEYVEIKKKKWNLMMIGDGMDATIISGNRNFVDGWPTFHTATFAVSGRGFIARDITFENTAGPDKHQAVALRSDSDLSVFFRCGMRGYQDTLYTHTMRQFYRECRISGTVDFLFGDGTVVFQNCQILARKGLPNQKNTITAQGRKDPNQPTGFSIQFCNISADSDLLASSNSTATYLGRPWKQYSRTIIMKSYMSNAVRPEGWLEWNEGLNLDTLFYGEYMNYGPGAGLGRRVKWPGYHVFNESGQANDFTVAQFIEGNLWLPSTGIRYSAWLEV